ATGCTCTCCTCGAACCGCACGGCCTGACGCGAATACCCGGTGGTGTTCACGTTGGCTATGTTGTTGCCGGTGACCTGTATGGCACTTTGCGAGGCAAACAGCGCGCTGTTGCCGATGTTGAGGAGCGAGGTAAGACCGCCCATGTTGGACCTCTCTTAGAGTCTGCCCTGAATGAGGGATGCCTGGGGGCGCGACTGGGTGAATCGGCCCATCTTGCCGTAGGTGTTCTGAGCCTTGGGGGCGACCTGATCGTGCAGGAACTCCAGCAGGTGCTGGTTCTGGTCGTGCAGGGCAAGCGCCAGCCTGGCGTTCATGGACGCCTGCCGTGCGCATTCCTGTTCCAGAAGGTCGATGTCGTCCAGAAGCTGCTCCAGCACCACCTGCTCTTCTTCAGGCAGGGTGGGGGTAAGCTCTCTGAGCCGCTTGCCGCCCAGTTCTTTGCGCAATTCCAGCCGTTCTACGGCAATCTGGCGCATAAGTTCATGGATGGCGAATTCTGTTGCGGTAACTTCCTGCGGCTTGTTATCCCTGAGCTGGGCAAACTCTTCCCTGATAAGCAGGTCGAGCACCTGAAGTCCCTTGTATTGACGGACAAGATTGCCGTTGGCATATGAGAACATGAGCGACCTCCGTTAGCTTCGGCGTCCTACTGAAAGCCCGGCCAGAAGCCTGTTTCTGACCTGTTCCGGGTTCCATGCCAGCTCGCCCTGCCGGATTTCGAAGTGCAGGTGCGGCCCGGTGGAACGGCCTGTGCTTCCTACCTCTGCAATTTTCCTGCCGGAGCTGATGTAGTCGCCCTCCGCAACGGTGAGTTTGCTGTTGTGGCCGTAATAGGTGTGCCAGCCGCCCTCGTGTTCCAGCACCACAAGATTGCCGTATCCTTCCCTTTCTCCCGCGAAGACCACCTTGCCGTCCCATGCGGCGGCGACGGGGTCGCCCACGTTACCGGCGATGTCCATGCCTGCGTGCCACTCGCGCATGCCGGTGAACGGATCATCGCGCCAGCCGAAGCCGGAGGTGATGCGTCCGGGCAGGGGCCAGTTGAGCATGCCCATTTCCGGATTGCGGCTCACGGGGCCGCCCATGGCGAGCGTGCCTTCGTTTCTTTCTGCAAAGCCTGCGCTGCCAGCCCTGCTGACGGCGGCGGAATGTTGCAAATCTTCGGGATCATAGGTTGCGCCATCCCGGCGGGGGGGCATGCCGTATCCGGGGTTGACCTGTGCGGGGGCTTGCAGAGGGGGGCGGCGCATGGACGGAGACGCCCCGCCCACGCCGGAAGGCTCATCCGCCGGGGTGCCGGTGAGGATGGAGCGGGCTATGCGGTCCACCTCGGTGTGCACGGAGGAATCCTGCGCCGTGAAGTGTGCCTGGGCATGGGGCTGTGTGCCCTGTGATTGCGGTGACAGGCCGGACGAGAGAGGGGCGGAACGTAACGGTGCCGCCCGTCCGGGCTGCGTAGCTGCCGGAGTAGCCGGGGTAGCCGGAGGCATGCCCTGAGGCGGGATAAGCGGCAGAGGAGAGGGCAGAATGATACCCTGCTCATCCGTCATCTGGTCCTGCGCGTCATTCAGAGGGGAATACAAACTGTCATCATGCGGTATATCCTGCCGCAGGGGGGTGTCTTCCGGCCTGTCCGCATGGCGCAGCGGTTCCACAGGCACGGGAGTGGAGACCCGGCTGGGAGCCGTGGTGCGGCTGGCACTGCCCATGGAGCTTTGCAACTGCTCAACCAGCATGTCCGCAAGGCCTATGCCGCCGGCGGAGGCCATTTTTTTGGAAAGTTCCTGATCGAACATGCCCTGCCAGAATTCTTCGTCCTTGCCGTGCAGGTAGCCTTCTTTGGGCACGGTGGCGCGCATCTGCTGCCACATTTTCTGAATGAAGATGGCCTCAAACCCTTCCACAGCCTCACGCAGCTTTTTGTCCTTGGCGTCCGGGTCGACAAGGCGCTTACGCAGGGCATCCATTTCCAGCTTGCGGCGGATGAGATCCTGCCCGCTCATCTGGGCATTGAGGAGGTTGGGGTCGAGAGGCGTGGTCATGTCAGATCACCTCAAGCTCCGCGTGCAGCGAACCTGCTGCCTTAAGGGCGCGGAGGATGGAGATAAGGTCGCGCGGGGTTGCGCCGATGGAGTTCAGGCCATCGGTGAGTTCCTGCAGGGTGGCACCTTCCACCAGAACGAGCCGTCGGTTTTCTTCCTGCGCGGCAATGTCGGTGGCGGGAGCGGCAACGGTCTGTCCGGGGCTGAAGGCACCGGGCTGCGAAACCTGCATGCCTTCCTGCACCACGATTTGCAGTGCGCCGTGGGCAATGGCCACCTGAGAGA
This region of Desulfovibrio psychrotolerans genomic DNA includes:
- a CDS encoding flagellar protein FlgN, whose protein sequence is MFSYANGNLVRQYKGLQVLDLLIREEFAQLRDNKPQEVTATEFAIHELMRQIAVERLELRKELGGKRLRELTPTLPEEEQVVLEQLLDDIDLLEQECARQASMNARLALALHDQNQHLLEFLHDQVAPKAQNTYGKMGRFTQSRPQASLIQGRL
- a CDS encoding peptidoglycan DD-metalloendopeptidase family protein, which translates into the protein MTTPLDPNLLNAQMSGQDLIRRKLEMDALRKRLVDPDAKDKKLREAVEGFEAIFIQKMWQQMRATVPKEGYLHGKDEEFWQGMFDQELSKKMASAGGIGLADMLVEQLQSSMGSASRTTAPSRVSTPVPVEPLRHADRPEDTPLRQDIPHDDSLYSPLNDAQDQMTDEQGIILPSPLPLIPPQGMPPATPATPAATQPGRAAPLRSAPLSSGLSPQSQGTQPHAQAHFTAQDSSVHTEVDRIARSILTGTPADEPSGVGGASPSMRRPPLQAPAQVNPGYGMPPRRDGATYDPEDLQHSAAVSRAGSAGFAERNEGTLAMGGPVSRNPEMGMLNWPLPGRITSGFGWRDDPFTGMREWHAGMDIAGNVGDPVAAAWDGKVVFAGEREGYGNLVVLEHEGGWHTYYGHNSKLTVAEGDYISSGRKIAEVGSTGRSTGPHLHFEIRQGELAWNPEQVRNRLLAGLSVGRRS